The Solibacillus daqui genome has a segment encoding these proteins:
- the hmpA gene encoding NO-inducible flavohemoprotein: protein MEFLMLTKQTIDTIKATVPVLEVHGLAITKTFYKNLFNDNPQLLNIFNHTNQKKDRQQTALANTVYAAAIHIENLEAIVPAVVQIAHKHVSLGILPEHYPIVGKYLLAAIKEVLGDAATDEIIEAWGQAYGVIADVFISVEEDLYKASENNGGWRLFKDFEIAKIVEESDVVKSFYLKPADGSKLPAFSAGQYISIRVQVPGQEYLMNRQYTVTEGTEEYFRISVKRENDENPNGVVSNFLHDSNVGTQVQLSAPAGVFTLSDNNNPVLFIAGGVGVTPLQSMLQSIDDRKASFLQCARSKNVAAFTETIEEKVDALGGIYTAVYSDTEGYVTKEQIASLLEDGTEVYVCGPIAFMEAVISNLVELNVPSENIHYEFFGAAMALQIQTTR from the coding sequence GTGGAATTCCTTATGTTAACGAAACAAACAATCGACACAATCAAAGCAACTGTACCAGTATTAGAAGTACACGGATTAGCGATTACTAAAACATTTTACAAAAACCTATTTAATGACAACCCACAATTATTAAACATTTTTAATCACACAAACCAAAAGAAAGACCGTCAACAAACAGCTTTAGCAAACACAGTATACGCAGCTGCAATTCATATTGAAAACTTAGAAGCAATCGTACCAGCAGTTGTACAAATTGCGCATAAGCACGTAAGTTTAGGTATTTTACCAGAGCATTACCCAATCGTAGGAAAATATTTATTAGCTGCAATTAAAGAAGTATTAGGTGACGCAGCAACAGACGAAATAATTGAAGCTTGGGGTCAAGCATACGGCGTAATTGCGGATGTATTCATTTCAGTAGAAGAAGATCTATACAAAGCTTCTGAAAATAATGGTGGCTGGCGCTTATTTAAAGACTTCGAAATTGCTAAAATTGTAGAAGAAAGCGATGTTGTTAAATCATTCTACTTAAAACCAGCTGATGGTTCAAAATTACCTGCATTCTCAGCAGGTCAATACATTTCAATTCGCGTTCAAGTTCCTGGACAAGAGTATTTAATGAATCGTCAATACACAGTTACAGAAGGTACTGAAGAATATTTCCGTATTTCTGTTAAACGTGAAAACGATGAAAATCCAAATGGCGTAGTTTCTAATTTCTTGCACGATTCGAACGTTGGCACACAAGTACAATTAAGTGCTCCAGCTGGTGTATTCACATTATCGGACAATAATAACCCTGTATTATTTATCGCGGGTGGTGTAGGTGTTACACCATTACAAAGTATGCTTCAATCAATCGATGATCGCAAAGCTTCGTTCCTTCAATGTGCACGTAGTAAGAATGTTGCAGCATTCACAGAAACAATCGAAGAAAAAGTTGACGCATTAGGTGGTATTTACACAGCAGTTTATAGTGATACAGAAGGCTATGTTACAAAGGAGCAAATTGCATCATTACTTGAAGACGGTACTGAAGTTTATGTATGTGGTCCAATCGCCTTCATGGAAGCAGTTATTTCAAACTTAGTTGAATTAAATGTTCCTTCAGAAAATATTCATTACGAATTCTTTGGCGCTGCCATGGCATTACAAATTCAAACAACTAGATAA
- a CDS encoding MBL fold metallo-hydrolase, producing the protein MEVHKIVIPTPYAVGDVNAFLVKGDTLTLFDAGPKTEEAYEALKWGLRGAGYELKDVEQVVLTHHHPDHAGWVDAFVGTEILGHRYVDHWMRKTHEFLAYYDRFYTKHLIEQGVPEKYIPRILKVKGEVELFGTTPLTQFLQEGDEVPGHPGLKVYETLGHAQSHLIFIDEETRECIGGDLLLERTSSNPLVEPPVELTMERPKSLLQYNASLKRLRDLEVTKMYTGHGGEVTNIVQLIDERLEKQKQRALKVRDMIEHPKTNYEATTLLFERIYQQQLGLTLSETIGQMDYLVDEGLAEIEIRDGIYYYKKV; encoded by the coding sequence ATGGAAGTACACAAAATAGTTATTCCAACTCCATATGCGGTTGGAGATGTAAACGCATTTTTAGTAAAAGGGGATACATTGACGTTATTTGACGCAGGACCAAAAACCGAGGAAGCATATGAAGCGTTAAAATGGGGTTTGCGCGGTGCAGGTTATGAGTTGAAAGATGTTGAGCAAGTCGTATTAACGCATCATCACCCCGATCATGCAGGTTGGGTAGATGCCTTTGTTGGTACAGAAATTTTAGGGCATCGCTATGTTGATCATTGGATGCGCAAAACACATGAATTCTTAGCGTATTACGACCGCTTTTACACAAAGCATTTAATCGAGCAAGGGGTTCCAGAAAAATATATTCCACGTATTTTAAAAGTGAAGGGTGAAGTAGAGCTATTTGGGACAACCCCGCTAACGCAATTTTTACAAGAAGGGGATGAAGTACCGGGGCACCCTGGCTTAAAAGTCTATGAAACACTCGGGCATGCGCAAAGTCATTTAATTTTTATAGACGAAGAAACGCGCGAATGTATTGGTGGTGATCTATTATTAGAACGCACATCATCGAATCCATTAGTTGAGCCTCCAGTTGAACTCACAATGGAGCGTCCAAAATCATTACTTCAATATAATGCTTCATTAAAGAGGTTGCGAGATTTAGAAGTTACAAAAATGTATACTGGGCATGGCGGAGAAGTGACGAATATCGTTCAATTAATTGACGAGCGCTTAGAAAAGCAAAAACAACGAGCGCTAAAGGTACGAGACATGATTGAACATCCGAAAACAAATTATGAGGCAACAACGCTGCTCTTTGAACGGATTTATCAGCAACAGCTAGGGCTGACACTTTCAGAAACAATCGGCCAAATGGACTACTTAGTTGATGAAGGCTTAGCTGAAATTGAGATACGCGATGGTATTTATTATTATAAAAAGGTTTAA
- the proC gene encoding pyrroline-5-carboxylate reductase: MQKIIFIGAGSIAEALIHGWVENNVIQPECVYISNRSNQQRLQQLSSKYGVQKLVGYEQLTGADLIILAVKPKDARLAMDAIKPFIEPNVSILSVLAGISIATIEEHLGERPIARVMPNTSATIGMSASGIAFNKLINDEQHAQYIQMLEAVGIVIEVEEDKLHAVTALSGSGPAYLYYLVEAFERVGAEFGLSKEIVRELMIQTIAGSAEMLKSVNEEPEVLRKKVTSPGGTTEAGIKALEAMAFNDAIANCIRSAENRSRELARGE; encoded by the coding sequence ATGCAAAAAATTATCTTTATTGGTGCGGGTTCAATTGCGGAAGCACTTATACATGGATGGGTAGAAAATAATGTCATTCAACCTGAGTGTGTCTATATATCTAATCGTTCCAATCAACAGCGATTACAACAATTATCATCAAAATACGGCGTTCAAAAATTAGTAGGCTATGAACAATTAACAGGGGCAGATTTAATTATCTTAGCGGTGAAGCCAAAAGATGCACGTCTTGCAATGGATGCTATAAAGCCATTTATTGAACCTAACGTTTCTATCCTTTCTGTTTTAGCTGGCATTAGTATTGCTACAATAGAAGAACATCTAGGTGAGCGTCCGATTGCTCGTGTCATGCCTAATACATCTGCAACTATAGGTATGTCAGCCTCTGGAATTGCGTTTAATAAATTAATCAATGATGAACAACATGCACAATATATTCAAATGCTCGAAGCGGTTGGCATTGTTATTGAAGTGGAAGAAGATAAACTACATGCAGTTACCGCACTTTCCGGTAGCGGTCCTGCTTATTTATACTATTTAGTTGAAGCATTTGAACGTGTAGGTGCTGAATTTGGTTTATCTAAAGAAATTGTTCGGGAGTTAATGATACAGACGATTGCTGGCTCTGCAGAAATGCTAAAATCCGTAAATGAAGAACCTGAGGTACTGCGCAAAAAAGTAACAAGTCCAGGAGGTACTACAGAAGCAGGTATAAAAGCGTTAGAAGCGATGGCATTTAATGATGCAATTGCCAACTGTATTCGTAGTGCCGAAAATCGCTCTCGTGAATTGGCACGTGGAGAATAG
- a CDS encoding acyl-phosphate glycerol 3-phosphate acyltransferase: protein MQQPTITPKLLRLLVIFPNVMSYILLFGVVIYIRTNLEFLKATGGLTMWVVFAALLGPIAIYTTYSIVKRIRNGSI from the coding sequence ATGCAACAACCAACAATTACACCAAAGCTCTTACGACTACTTGTGATTTTTCCAAATGTAATGAGCTATATTTTACTATTTGGCGTAGTTATTTATATTCGAACAAATTTAGAATTTTTAAAGGCAACAGGCGGATTAACAATGTGGGTAGTATTTGCTGCATTGCTTGGTCCAATTGCAATTTATACTACATATAGTATTGTTAAACGTATTCGTAATGGTTCTATATAA
- the rnz gene encoding ribonuclease Z, which yields MQLQFLGTGAGMPSKDRNTSALAVKLLEERGSIWLFDCGEATQHQILHTTIKPRKIDKIFITHLHGDHIFGLPGFLSSRSFLGGEELLTIYGPKGLQQWVEQTLKLSKTHVTYSIAFVEVEEGIVFEDSQFIVRAMPLEHVIECFGYRIEQKALPGELLIDKAIQLGVPKGPLLGKLKAGVDITLDDGSVVLSKEVTTELKQGFTVTILGDTKFCSNAITLAEKADIVIHEATFDHSTIELAAQYGHATNTEAAKVAQLANAKHLILNHISARFLKSDLIPFLKEAQEQFPNTFIANDQTQYELRQHQLLEL from the coding sequence ATGCAATTACAATTTTTAGGTACTGGCGCAGGGATGCCGTCAAAGGACCGCAATACAAGTGCACTAGCAGTAAAATTATTAGAAGAACGTGGCTCAATTTGGCTGTTTGATTGTGGTGAGGCAACACAACACCAAATTTTACACACTACGATAAAACCACGGAAAATTGACAAAATTTTTATTACGCATTTACATGGAGATCATATTTTCGGCTTACCTGGATTTTTAAGTTCACGCTCTTTTTTAGGCGGAGAAGAATTACTAACGATTTATGGGCCAAAAGGGTTGCAGCAATGGGTTGAGCAAACGTTGAAGTTATCAAAAACACATGTTACTTATTCGATAGCGTTTGTTGAAGTTGAAGAAGGAATCGTTTTTGAAGATTCACAATTTATCGTTCGTGCGATGCCGCTTGAGCATGTTATTGAATGCTTTGGATATCGTATAGAACAAAAAGCACTGCCAGGTGAACTGTTAATCGACAAAGCTATTCAACTTGGTGTGCCAAAAGGTCCGTTACTAGGAAAACTAAAGGCCGGCGTTGATATAACTTTAGATGACGGCTCAGTTGTCCTTAGTAAAGAGGTTACGACTGAACTAAAGCAAGGCTTTACCGTGACAATTTTAGGCGATACGAAGTTTTGTAGCAATGCGATTACATTAGCAGAAAAAGCTGATATCGTTATTCATGAAGCAACATTTGACCATTCAACCATTGAACTTGCGGCACAGTATGGTCATGCAACGAATACAGAGGCTGCAAAAGTAGCGCAGTTGGCAAATGCCAAACATTTAATATTAAATCATATTAGTGCGCGCTTTTTAAAAAGTGATTTAATTCCGTTTTTAAAGGAAGCACAAGAGCAGTTCCCAAATACATTTATCGCCAACGATCAAACGCAATATGAATTGCGCCAACATCAATTACTTGAACTATAA
- a CDS encoding alpha/beta hydrolase, with the protein MHHIFKQGNKQKPVFLLLHGTGGDENSLLALAEIIDQEASVLSVRGNVLEHGMPRFFRRIAEGVFDMEDLAARTKELYEFLDEAATNYEFERKNVIAIGYSNGANIAANLLFDFEDALTGAILHHPMVPNRNVKIPTQQSKVFIAAGVNDPICPQHEATDLQTILANAGADVTLEWESNGHQLTMSEVQKAKAWYEQSFA; encoded by the coding sequence GTGCATCACATTTTTAAACAGGGTAACAAGCAAAAACCAGTATTCTTATTGTTACATGGTACAGGCGGTGACGAAAATAGCTTACTTGCATTAGCTGAAATTATTGACCAAGAAGCTTCTGTATTAAGTGTCCGCGGAAATGTATTAGAGCATGGCATGCCAAGATTTTTCCGTCGTATTGCAGAAGGTGTATTTGATATGGAAGATTTAGCTGCGCGCACAAAAGAGCTATATGAATTTTTAGATGAAGCTGCTACAAATTATGAATTTGAACGAAAGAATGTCATTGCCATTGGCTATTCAAATGGGGCGAATATTGCCGCAAACTTGTTATTTGATTTTGAAGATGCGTTAACAGGTGCGATTTTGCATCATCCAATGGTTCCTAACCGAAATGTGAAAATCCCAACTCAACAGTCGAAGGTATTTATCGCTGCAGGGGTGAACGATCCGATTTGTCCTCAGCATGAGGCAACTGATTTACAAACAATCCTTGCAAATGCGGGGGCCGATGTAACGCTGGAGTGGGAATCCAATGGTCATCAACTAACAATGAGTGAAGTACAAAAAGCAAAAGCCTGGTATGAACAGTCTTTTGCATAA
- a CDS encoding ring-cleaving dioxygenase, giving the protein MNHIKGIHHVTAITSSAEKNYEFFTYVLGMRLVKKTVNQDDIQTYHLFFADDKGSAGTDMTFFDFPGIPKGVHGTDEIYKTAFRVPTDAALEYWVKRFDRLNVEHEGIQTHFGKQTLSFVDFDDQQYMLISDENNKGIASGTPWQKGPIPLEFAITGLGPVQIRISRFDYFKEVLEKVMVMREVAVEGDLHLFEVGEGGNGASVIVEENTKLAPGRQGFGTVHHAAFRVEDTAVLHEWIDRMESFGFGTSGYVDRFFFESLYARVAPGILFEWATDGPGFMGDEPYETVGEILSLPPFLESKRDYIESVVRPIDTVRSTKTIEKEYE; this is encoded by the coding sequence ATGAACCATATTAAAGGTATACACCACGTAACAGCAATTACAAGCAGTGCAGAAAAAAATTATGAGTTTTTCACATATGTATTAGGAATGCGTCTTGTAAAAAAAACTGTAAACCAAGATGACATTCAAACATATCATCTATTCTTTGCCGACGATAAAGGCTCTGCTGGGACAGACATGACATTCTTTGATTTCCCAGGAATTCCAAAGGGGGTACACGGAACTGATGAAATATATAAAACGGCATTCCGAGTTCCAACAGATGCTGCACTTGAATATTGGGTAAAACGCTTTGATCGATTAAATGTAGAACATGAAGGAATTCAAACGCATTTTGGAAAGCAAACGTTATCCTTTGTAGATTTTGATGATCAACAATATATGCTTATTTCTGATGAAAACAATAAAGGTATTGCATCTGGAACACCTTGGCAAAAAGGACCGATTCCATTAGAATTTGCGATTACAGGCTTAGGACCAGTTCAAATTCGTATTTCTCGCTTCGATTATTTTAAAGAGGTTCTTGAAAAAGTAATGGTTATGCGTGAAGTAGCAGTAGAAGGCGATTTACATTTATTCGAAGTAGGCGAGGGTGGTAATGGTGCATCGGTTATCGTCGAAGAAAATACAAAATTAGCGCCAGGACGTCAAGGTTTTGGTACAGTACACCATGCGGCATTCCGTGTAGAAGATACAGCAGTATTACATGAATGGATTGACCGTATGGAAAGCTTTGGCTTCGGTACATCAGGTTATGTAGATCGATTCTTCTTTGAATCGTTATATGCACGCGTTGCACCAGGCATTTTATTTGAATGGGCTACAGACGGTCCTGGATTTATGGGAGACGAGCCATATGAAACAGTCGGTGAAATTTTATCATTACCACCGTTCCTAGAATCAAAACGTGACTATATCGAAAGTGTTGTTCGACCAATTGATACAGTACGATCAACAAAAACAATTGAAAAAGAATACGAATAA
- a CDS encoding MarR family winged helix-turn-helix transcriptional regulator yields the protein MSQYDLQLKAFTVLNRAANASQEVTKKHALASNLNLTEFAVLEFLYHKGEQPIQIIGKKVLIASSSITYVVDKLEQKGFVHRKSCANDRRVTYAELTDLGEQQIAEIFPTHEQKISEIFEVLSNEEMETLIILLKRIGHHASSI from the coding sequence ATGAGCCAGTATGATTTGCAGTTAAAGGCATTTACAGTTTTGAACCGTGCTGCAAATGCAAGTCAAGAAGTAACTAAAAAACATGCTTTAGCAAGCAATTTAAATTTAACAGAATTTGCAGTTTTGGAGTTTCTTTATCATAAAGGTGAGCAACCTATTCAAATTATCGGCAAAAAGGTATTAATCGCTAGTAGCAGTATTACGTATGTCGTAGATAAGCTCGAACAAAAAGGCTTTGTACATCGAAAATCATGTGCAAATGACCGACGAGTAACCTATGCGGAATTGACAGATTTAGGTGAACAACAAATAGCAGAAATATTTCCAACACATGAACAAAAAATTTCAGAAATATTCGAAGTGCTTTCAAACGAAGAAATGGAAACACTAATCATACTTTTAAAACGAATTGGACATCATGCAAGTAGCATATAA
- a CDS encoding TRM11 family SAM-dependent methyltransferase, whose translation MQYLYSFAWQKDEFEISRLEMRTFFNFDVEDNVLISEQKIEPSRSPFVRERLDIWAQGTTIEQLVGFAKQIQLGDKSFKIHALNNSEDAILPKLTRTVRNDMMRKIGFAIDAEPDLDNPDLLIGLVLYKDVYYLGELVHGEAVWLHHMQKPEMYSTALSTRDARAIVNIAAPFPQGLKVIDPCCGIGTVLVEAMSMGIPIEGRDINKRVVWGSRINLRHFGYEPRVEVGPIEEASEGYDVAIIDMPYNLFTHISEDLQQSIITNARRIAKRVIIVTIEAMDDKITRANLTITDQAILKKGTFERQVLICE comes from the coding sequence ATGCAATATTTGTATAGCTTTGCTTGGCAAAAGGACGAATTTGAGATTTCACGTTTAGAAATGCGCACGTTTTTTAACTTCGACGTGGAAGACAATGTTTTAATTAGCGAGCAAAAAATAGAACCAAGTCGTAGTCCGTTTGTGCGAGAGCGTTTAGATATTTGGGCTCAAGGTACAACAATTGAACAGTTGGTTGGCTTTGCAAAACAAATACAGCTTGGTGACAAATCATTTAAAATTCACGCTTTAAATAATAGTGAAGATGCAATTTTACCAAAGCTTACACGTACAGTTCGTAACGATATGATGAGAAAAATTGGTTTTGCTATTGATGCTGAGCCTGATTTAGATAATCCAGATCTATTAATTGGATTAGTACTGTATAAGGATGTCTACTATTTAGGTGAGTTGGTGCATGGCGAAGCAGTGTGGCTGCACCATATGCAAAAGCCTGAAATGTATTCAACGGCACTAAGTACACGAGATGCACGAGCAATTGTAAATATTGCGGCTCCATTTCCACAAGGGTTAAAAGTGATTGATCCATGCTGTGGTATTGGTACTGTGTTAGTCGAAGCAATGAGCATGGGGATTCCTATAGAGGGGCGAGACATTAATAAGCGTGTTGTTTGGGGTTCACGCATTAATTTACGACACTTCGGATATGAGCCAAGAGTGGAAGTTGGACCAATTGAAGAAGCAAGTGAAGGCTATGATGTGGCCATTATTGATATGCCATATAATTTATTTACGCACATATCAGAAGATTTACAGCAAAGCATTATTACGAATGCACGACGCATTGCAAAACGTGTCATTATCGTGACAATTGAAGCGATGGACGACAAAATTACTCGTGCTAATTTAACGATTACCGATCAGGCAATATTAAAAAAGGGTACATTTGAACGCCAAGTATTAATTTGTGAATAA
- a CDS encoding protoporphyrinogen oxidase produces the protein MVKLHLEVLERCSKETEDTITAEGLAFASTPIAYLKENQGEFIYVECTQFLDIRIDAVALEFDDAFNLYTALFGLKLQKKHSEAIRKYLKANVKSVLGSSSAAFSGQEGLWELNIAVDCIEGFNDSMSIEEVCEFLYHFVAQLLTTVDV, from the coding sequence ATGGTGAAGTTACATTTAGAAGTATTGGAAAGATGCAGTAAAGAAACTGAAGATACAATTACTGCAGAAGGATTAGCATTTGCATCAACGCCAATTGCATATTTAAAGGAAAATCAAGGTGAGTTTATTTATGTCGAATGCACTCAATTTTTAGATATTCGTATCGATGCAGTTGCGTTAGAATTTGATGACGCCTTTAATCTATATACCGCATTATTTGGATTGAAGCTACAAAAGAAACATAGCGAGGCAATCCGAAAATATTTAAAAGCCAACGTGAAATCAGTTTTAGGTAGTAGCAGCGCGGCATTCTCTGGTCAAGAAGGACTTTGGGAATTAAATATAGCCGTAGATTGCATTGAAGGATTTAATGATTCGATGTCAATCGAGGAAGTATGTGAATTCCTGTATCATTTTGTTGCGCAATTATTAACGACAGTTGACGTCTAA
- a CDS encoding protoglobin domain-containing protein has product MSNKMNYSDYFTTADNSDIQSNERFKEKLDFLALTRERRESVGILKEIYIENRDYILTSFYDRLLQTEIFRTIISANSTVERLKVTFDKHFMSLFNDDLDIDYVFKRRQIAYTHARIGVLPNWMIAAYTLINQLIRPAIVKKLYKNQAKMTDVLLAYESLVTIDQQIIVETYIEIQANSVVTGLGDIISYNTKLESIKELVHFQRNQSYEILETERAMQQLDISIEQIASTVSDINEQTGTQISKMAEHLSKLQQVSEILTTADKGQIAIQLEIEQLVKRVHNVTRLADTIKAFAEQTNLLALSASIEAARAGDAGQGFSIVASDVRRLSDDIKQSITTITSDIQQLLKITLTIRSLTTSLSEDLHKGVGNTVHIFETLRQLNESFHIQGERLNEIVKNTKSQSVAANTITDSNKNVTKNMEFSQTIVHETGLAIYQLSKMIDHFRTNTIAKNAIISQEDIIELAITDHLLWRWRIYNLMLGFEKMTVDQVESPKQSRLGEWYYGKGKSLLGNEPSYRELEQPFIHIHELAKKAVQAFHNSEESRAQQYLEEITNNSQIVIEKLRELQRILISKKPNVIK; this is encoded by the coding sequence ATGTCCAACAAAATGAATTACTCCGATTATTTTACAACTGCAGATAATTCCGATATTCAATCAAATGAACGCTTCAAAGAAAAACTCGACTTTTTAGCTTTAACTCGGGAACGCCGGGAATCTGTTGGTATTTTAAAAGAAATATACATAGAAAATCGCGATTATATTTTAACGAGTTTTTATGATCGTTTGTTACAAACAGAAATTTTTCGCACAATTATTTCTGCAAATTCTACCGTTGAACGATTAAAAGTAACCTTTGATAAGCATTTTATGAGCTTATTTAATGATGATCTCGACATTGATTATGTATTTAAACGTCGCCAAATTGCATATACCCATGCACGAATAGGTGTATTACCAAACTGGATGATCGCTGCTTACACATTAATCAATCAATTAATTCGCCCTGCGATTGTAAAAAAACTCTATAAAAATCAAGCGAAAATGACTGATGTATTGCTTGCCTATGAAAGCTTAGTGACGATTGATCAACAAATCATAGTAGAAACTTATATCGAAATTCAAGCTAATTCAGTTGTCACAGGACTTGGTGACATTATTTCATATAATACTAAACTTGAATCGATAAAAGAGCTTGTTCATTTCCAACGTAATCAAAGTTACGAAATTTTAGAAACTGAACGTGCTATGCAGCAACTTGATATCAGTATCGAACAAATTGCATCCACTGTTAGTGATATTAACGAACAGACTGGTACGCAAATCTCGAAAATGGCAGAGCATCTATCAAAATTACAGCAAGTTTCCGAAATTTTAACGACCGCTGACAAAGGGCAAATAGCCATTCAACTTGAAATCGAGCAGCTTGTAAAACGTGTTCATAATGTAACTCGTCTAGCTGATACTATTAAAGCATTTGCTGAACAAACTAATCTTTTAGCGCTTAGTGCGTCGATTGAAGCAGCACGAGCTGGTGATGCCGGTCAAGGCTTCTCAATTGTTGCTTCAGATGTACGCCGCCTTTCAGATGATATTAAACAATCGATTACAACCATTACCTCTGATATTCAGCAGCTTTTAAAAATCACATTAACTATCCGTTCACTAACGACAAGTTTATCAGAGGATCTACATAAAGGTGTAGGTAACACCGTGCACATTTTTGAAACGCTACGCCAATTAAATGAATCCTTCCATATACAAGGTGAACGTTTAAACGAAATTGTAAAAAATACAAAGTCACAGTCAGTAGCGGCAAATACAATTACTGACAGCAACAAAAACGTTACGAAAAATATGGAGTTCAGCCAAACGATTGTACACGAAACCGGCTTAGCGATTTACCAACTAAGTAAAATGATTGACCATTTTCGTACGAATACAATTGCCAAAAATGCAATCATTAGTCAAGAAGATATTATAGAATTGGCAATTACGGATCATTTATTATGGCGCTGGCGCATTTATAACTTAATGCTCGGATTTGAAAAAATGACTGTCGATCAAGTAGAATCACCAAAGCAATCACGTCTCGGTGAATGGTACTATGGAAAAGGGAAAAGTTTACTTGGGAATGAACCTTCTTATCGTGAATTAGAACAGCCATTCATTCATATTCATGAGCTTGCCAAGAAAGCCGTACAAGCATTCCATAATAGCGAAGAATCACGCGCTCAGCAATATTTAGAAGAGATTACAAATAATTCACAAATCGTAATTGAAAAACTACGTGAATTACAACGGATTTTAATCAGCAAGAAACCAAATGTCATAAAATAA